A segment of the Chitinivorax sp. B genome:
ATGGATTGGAGCGATATGAATAGCCAGCCCCTGTTCGACCGTGCCCTAGCCCGACTCGGCCGCCTGGATTCCACCGAAATGTATGGCTATGTCCCCGCCTTGGCACTGGGCTGCCCGAACACGGTCGAGAAACTACAAAAGGTCAGCATCATCGAGCATCTGGTGTTCCTGGCCCAGCTAGAACCATTGCAGGTCATCGAGTTTCCAGACACCGATCTAAGCGACATCTGAATCAGGCCGGAAACTCCACTGCCTAGGCGGTGGTGTCCGGCATTGCCAGCGCATACGGTCCGAACTGGATCACCGTTTCCCCCAGCCAATCATTCAACTCCTGTAACCGTGCCTGCAACGGCACAATCTCATTCTCATAGAACACCTGCGCCGCCTTGCCGGCATCGCCAAAGCCACCGGTATTGTTCGGCACAATCCCCATCAGCTGCGGTGGTACCCGGTGCGCCGCCAATACATCATCCCGCGTGACATCCTTGATGTTGAAGAACTCATCCTTGGCCGCTACCTCGCTGATCGGCATGATCTGGATGCCGTCTTTCTTGCCGTTGGGCGCGTACATGAACAGGTTGCGGAAGTTGCCGGGACCTTTGCTGTCTTTCAAGGCAGTGCGCAACGCATCCACGTAGGCCGGGTTCTGCGCGGCATCGGTCATATATAAGATGAAGCCAGCATGGGAACCGTTCAGGTAGTATTTGCGACGGAACAGGGTGGCGCTTTCGTTGAGTCAGGCGCTGTTGAGTGCAGCCAGGTATTCCGGTAGGCCGTACACTTCCTGGTTGATGTCCGGCTCCAGCAAATGAAACACTTCGCCCAACGGACTGGCCTGCTGGGCATTGGGGACCCACCAATAGCTGTCCAGTTCAATTCCACGCCGCAAGAACTTGGCCGCAGGGTCCAGCTTGATCACCCCGCCCAAGCGGTTGCACTGCTTTTCGACGTACAGATTCCCAAAGATCAGAAAATCCTGCACCAGTTGCTGAAACACCAAGCGGCCGAGCCACGGGTGTGACTGGTAGGGGCTGACCTGCCATTGCGTTTCACCGCCGGCGCTGTCAAACAGGGCAGCATTGGTTGTGGGCTGCTGGCTTGGTGTCCTTTTCATGGATTGCATTTGTTTCGATCAACCGGTCGGCAGAAACCAGCACCGAAGGAGGCCATTTCATTGCCCCAATGGCGCGCCCGCCACCAACGCGCATTGACCACTTCTTGATGTCGGCGAAGAACAGTCGCATCATTGTGATCTTGCTTTTCAGAAGTAGCAATTGTTGTCAACGTTATCGAGATGCGCACTCACGCCATTGAGTGTTCCGTCTTCGGCTAGTTCAGAGCCTGCGTTCTCAGCGAAACTTACACAGATCTGCGTCGCTTCGACGACACGAAGACCCGCGCCCATCCCTGATATCTTGCGAAATGCGCTTTCTCCACATGTTTCCTGCAGCGGGCAGCAGTCTTGAGAAGCAGTCCTTTCTTATCTTATCAACCTCAAAGCCACAGAGGGAATCTGGCCAAGTAGTGCAATTAAAGTGAAAACCCATTACCCGGTGTTCATAACTGATGTCAAGAAAAGTGCCCATTAAAAAAGAAGGAGGCCCGTGCGCCTGGCCCACATTACGGGTGCTTGTGCTGTTCACCTAGGGTGGCGGGATCAGAGCTCGTTGTGGCCGCTAGAGTTGACATGCCATTTGGCATTCAGCGGTCAATGAATGATTCATCATGCAAGACAGGGGTTCCGTTGCCTGGTTGTCAATTCTGCATAACTTCACTTCATAAAAGGAACGATCTCATGAAACTGCTTACTTGGAACACACTGGGTGAACGTTGGAATGCAATGACCGATCGAATTGATCAATACCAGCCAGATGTTGTCTGTATACAGGAAGCCGGTAATCTTCCGAAGGAGCTTGGTTACACGGGGGAATTGACGCAAGAGAAACCATACATGATTGGAACATATAGCGGTTACAGCATCTGGTATCTATGGTGGGACAGACAGGGGGGAACAGGCAATATCCGCTGCTCCATGGCAATGCTCTTCAAAGGTAGTGGCGGGCCATCGGTGTCCTGGTCAACCGATTCAGACAAACGACCCATCATGCGTGCATCGATTGGCGCCTCCTACTATGTGGCAAACATTCATGCCGGGGGGCGTGAGTACATCAATCAGGCGATTCAGTCGGTTCTGACCAATGGGTATGGAAAGACGTGGGTTGTCGCTGGTGATTTCAATCAGGAAGCAGATGGCGATCTGTCCTGGATGGACCGGCGGGCCAGAGTCATCGCCCCCGACGAAGCGACACGACCTGCCAGTCATAAAATAATTGATTACGCGGTAAGCAACGGTACTGGGAAGGCATCCGTCGCCGGGCCTTACTATGGCGGCTCTGATCACCGCTGCGTCGTCATCAACATTAGTTAACGGTTGGCGTGCAGACCCATTTAATGGATGTTGTAGATGCAGTAACCAACCAGGTTTTTCGTTAGTGCTTGAACAGGTGAAACTATGCTGCCACTGTATTCATCGCCTACTCGAATTTGGCAACTGGCTGGCGTTAACGCTTTGTATGGGTGCCAGCTTCGCCCCACCTGTTCAAGTACGCCGTTTCCGCCTAGCATGGCGGTCCTGATTACTTCACGACTTGATCGATGTTACCCATCCTCCGCTTGCACCCAGCTTGGCTATGCCTGGTCTTATACAGCATGGTGTTGAACCCATTGGCCATAGCACAAGACACTCCCAAAGCACTGGTACTGAAAACCGCCAAGTCATCCCCAGCCACGATTAATATCGAGGCACTTTGCAAGTTGCTGGCCACGCCCTGCCAACCCAAACAGGCCAAGCTTTACCCCGGCCCCAGCCCACAAAGCTGGGTACTGATTGATGAGGCACAGCCTGCTATCGCCTTGTTCAATTCATACAATCCCGGCCAACCGGTGATGCAAAGCCAATTGGATTTGTCCCAATACAAACACAGCATGCCGCTACCCAACAATGACGCGGAGATGTCAGTTCACCCTGTCTTGTATCCGATCGGTACGCAAGGTTGGGCGGTTGCCATCACGCTTCGTCATGCTGTTCCTTATTCAGGCGGTGGGCGTGGGCAAACCGTGGCAGACTTTGTTGCCCTGTCACCCAAGGTGGATTCCGGCAAAGTGCTGTACCGATGCGTGCCTTTCAGCGAAAGCGAGATGATTCGCGCATGCTTTAGCGAACAAGACTACAAGCGTTCGCCACATTGCCATGATGAATCTAGCGGCCATTTGACCATTCGCTATGCTGCCAGCGGTACGGTACTCAACCCAGGCTGGCGTTTCGCCTGGCACAGCACGGATTGGCCGGCCGGCGTACCGGCAACGAAAGCACAACGTAGCCAGCGCCCGCTCGACATCACCCCTGCCAGCAGTCAGGCCGTCACTCAATGTGCCACAGAATGGCACGACGAATGAGTCATGCCATGTTTTCATGGCGCCCCCTTTGATGATCGTCAATGGGCAATCGGCTTGACTTGGCTGCCAATGGACAAGTCATGCCAAGTGGGTTATACATGACGGCTGGCATTTGATACTGCGTATTTATCCGTTTGACGTATTGCACCCTATCCTATCTATCCTTTAGTCCCCGGAGTCAAGCATGAGTCTGCCAATGGCAAAAGAACAGGAAAAAGTCCGCCTGGTGTTGCATAAGCAGGATGTCCCCGCCACCTTCAAAATCAATATGAAGTTGTTTGCGGATGTCAGCGGATCTTTCAAGGATGAATTCACCAAGAAGCTGCCCAAGGGCGGTTATGTTGTCGATCCATTCTTTACCGCAGCCCTGGCCATTGCAGGTGAAATCGACCCGGATCGCAATATTCAGATCATCGGGTTCTCCGACCGAGCAAAAGACACAGGCGATTATTCGCTCAACCACGCGGAGAACATTCGTGAAGAATTTTTGCGCCGGGCGGATTCAATTCTGTGGGGCTCCACCGATTATGGTACGGCGTTGGAGACGCTGCTGAAGAGCGACAGCATGGTCAAGAAGACTGGCAGCCTGTTGAAGAACCTGTTCAGTTTCGGCAAAAAGAAACCGGAAGCCGCGCCGGCCAAGAAAGAGGCGTTTCTGGTGTTGTTCGTTTCCGACGGCGAAGACATGGGCTCAGAAGACCACTTCATCTCGCAATTGAAGGAACTCTCCGCGATTGGTACCTTCGTAGTACTGATTGGCGCCAATTCGGACCGAAGCGTGAAATTCAAGTTGATGCAAAAAGCGGCTGAAGATGTCGAAGGATGTACCTTCCATCGCCTGACCGCCTTGGCCAGCTTGTCGACAGACCAATTGTATGAACATATTTTTGATGCGGAATTCAAACGCTGGTTTGAAAAACTACCAACCGAATATAAAGCTTGATGTGTCAACCAGGTGGCCCGGAGCAATGGCTACTCTGGTGTCACCCTGAACTTGTATTGATCGACGAAAAGGAACCCCGATGTTACCAATGACCAAAGGTGCCACCCTGCCCCTGACCAAAAACGCGGCCCCATTGAAAGAGGTCCGTTTGGAGCTGTCGTGGTCACCCCCAAAAAATACCAGCCGTGGCAGCTATGACCTGGATGCCAGTGCTTTCCCGCTGAACAGTACCGGCGGTGGCCCACTGGGTACCATTGCCGATGTCGGGCACATTTGCTATTGGGGTCAGCAAAAGACCCCATCCATGGAACACCTGGCTGGCGATGATCGGACTGGTGATGGTGACGAGCCGGATGAAGTCATCCTGATCCGCTTCAATACCATCCCTGCCAATTGCGATCTGATTGCCATTGTCGGCACCATCGACAAAGCCATTGCACGTGGCCAGTCGTTTGCCGAGGTAAACGATGCCACCATGCAGATCTTCAACAACGAAACCAACGAACTGCTGGCAGAAGCCCGTTTGGCGTCGATGGACGCTGGCTCGACCGGCTGCCTGTTCGCCAGCATCCGCAAAGCCAACAATGTGTGGACAGTTGAAAATGTCAGCCAAGGTTACCCAGGCAAAGAGTTGCCGGACTTCTTCCAGTTGTTCGGTTATCAAGGCTGATGATGTCGGATTATCGCGACCTGTTTGGCAAGCCTGACGACAAGCCACAGATGCGCGATCTGTTTGGGGCGCAGCCCGCTGCGCCCAACAATGTGGTGCCGGTGCCGACACAAGCACCGGCAGCTGTGAAGGATCTGTTTGCTGGTGTTCCCGCCCTAGTACCGACTCCCCAGGTCGATCTGGGCATGAACCTGCCGTCAACGAACTCGATCACCACGCCGCCGCCCACGTCGATTGCCACACCTGAAGGTGTCAATCTGCGTTATGCCGAACTGGTTCGCGAAAACGAAGTACTGATGCACCGGGTGATTGATCTGACGCAATCCGTCAAGCATCGCGAGAACCAGCTCAGCAATCTGTTGAACAACGCTAAACGGCAAGCCGATGAACTGCAGGCTGTCATCAACCCGAAACGCTCATTACTTGGGCGCAAACCGGCGGTAGACAAGGCGCGTGCACACGCGCTGGTGGATGAGCTGCAGGGCTTCATGCGCAGCGAGCTGAAAACGGACGTGTTCCTGCAAAATGACATGGACGAATTGCTGCGCCAAACCGATTACCTTGACCGCCTGGCCCGGGTACTGAAAACCGATGGCCAAGCCGTGCTGGATAGCAACGATGATCTGCTTGCGCGGATTCTGACCCAGTCGCAGATCCTATCATTGCAGGCCGTATCCACACGCCAACTGATTGAACAACTGGAACGACAATTGCGCGATATCGACGACTGGCGAGCCAATTTTCTTTCCTTGCTGGTGGTCGACATCCAGCAACGCCTTTGAGGACTACCATGACGCAATACAAAGACCTGTTCGGTGGCGGCACGCCAGCGCCGCGCCCGACCACCACGGCCCCCCAGCCCACTGTCGCCACACCGATTCATACCCCACAGCCAGCCAATCTGGTGCCGACCATTGATCTGGGCATGCAGGCTCCGGTTACCGCAGTGGCGCCTGCCGTTGACAATGCGCTGGTCGCGCAGATCCGTCAGATCAGCAGTGACCGTCTGGAAGAAATTGGCGGTCGTCAGACC
Coding sequences within it:
- a CDS encoding endonuclease/exonuclease/phosphatase family protein, producing MKLLTWNTLGERWNAMTDRIDQYQPDVVCIQEAGNLPKELGYTGELTQEKPYMIGTYSGYSIWYLWWDRQGGTGNIRCSMAMLFKGSGGPSVSWSTDSDKRPIMRASIGASYYVANIHAGGREYINQAIQSVLTNGYGKTWVVAGDFNQEADGDLSWMDRRARVIAPDEATRPASHKIIDYAVSNGTGKASVAGPYYGGSDHRCVVINIS
- a CDS encoding VWA domain-containing protein; this encodes MSLPMAKEQEKVRLVLHKQDVPATFKINMKLFADVSGSFKDEFTKKLPKGGYVVDPFFTAALAIAGEIDPDRNIQIIGFSDRAKDTGDYSLNHAENIREEFLRRADSILWGSTDYGTALETLLKSDSMVKKTGSLLKNLFSFGKKKPEAAPAKKEAFLVLFVSDGEDMGSEDHFISQLKELSAIGTFVVLIGANSDRSVKFKLMQKAAEDVEGCTFHRLTALASLSTDQLYEHIFDAEFKRWFEKLPTEYKA
- a CDS encoding TerD family protein → MLPMTKGATLPLTKNAAPLKEVRLELSWSPPKNTSRGSYDLDASAFPLNSTGGGPLGTIADVGHICYWGQQKTPSMEHLAGDDRTGDGDEPDEVILIRFNTIPANCDLIAIVGTIDKAIARGQSFAEVNDATMQIFNNETNELLAEARLASMDAGSTGCLFASIRKANNVWTVENVSQGYPGKELPDFFQLFGYQG